In Roseisolibacter agri, the following proteins share a genomic window:
- a CDS encoding MBL fold metallo-hydrolase — MLVTRDAYGLYLPDADLHLDARRAPGTVFVSHAHGDHCSDAARIVCTPETAALHAARRGAREAVTLPFGEPARFGDATVTLTPAGHALGSAMLVAESARGRVAYTGDYKLRENPFSPPVTIPRVDTLIMECTFGEPRYVFPPAEQLVAELLQFVETTRAAGATPVVLAYALGKGQEALWHLTRAGCDVVLHGAIANLCALHEQLGYTFPGPGTWSRYERGKIGDRVLMTTPQTRKTAMVQKLPAKRTVYLTGWALHPGAWNIYKDCDLVLPFSDHADYTELVRTARESGASKVYTVHGPATFAGRLRELGIDAEHLMEHPNEAEEPEPDEGPPPSKPSNQLGLF; from the coding sequence GTGCTCGTCACTCGCGACGCCTACGGCCTCTACCTCCCCGACGCCGACCTGCACCTCGATGCGCGCCGCGCGCCGGGGACGGTGTTCGTGTCGCACGCGCACGGCGACCACTGCTCCGACGCCGCGCGCATCGTGTGCACGCCCGAGACGGCGGCGCTGCACGCGGCGCGGCGCGGCGCGCGCGAGGCGGTGACGCTGCCGTTCGGCGAGCCCGCGCGCTTCGGCGACGCGACCGTCACGCTCACGCCCGCGGGTCACGCGCTCGGCTCCGCGATGCTGGTGGCCGAGTCGGCGCGCGGGCGCGTGGCGTACACGGGCGACTACAAGCTGCGCGAGAACCCGTTCTCGCCGCCGGTGACGATCCCGCGCGTCGACACGCTGATCATGGAGTGCACGTTCGGCGAGCCGCGCTACGTGTTCCCGCCCGCGGAGCAGCTGGTGGCGGAGCTGCTGCAGTTCGTGGAGACGACGCGCGCCGCGGGCGCGACGCCGGTCGTGCTGGCGTACGCGCTGGGGAAGGGGCAGGAGGCACTGTGGCACCTGACGCGCGCCGGGTGCGACGTGGTGCTGCACGGCGCGATCGCGAACCTCTGCGCGCTGCACGAGCAGCTCGGCTACACCTTCCCGGGGCCGGGGACGTGGAGCCGCTACGAGCGTGGGAAGATCGGCGACCGCGTGCTCATGACGACGCCGCAGACGCGCAAGACGGCGATGGTGCAGAAGCTCCCGGCGAAGCGCACGGTGTACCTCACGGGCTGGGCGCTGCATCCGGGCGCGTGGAACATCTACAAGGACTGCGACCTGGTGCTGCCGTTCTCCGACCACGCGGACTACACGGAGCTGGTGCGCACGGCGCGCGAGAGCGGCGCGTCGAAGGTGTACACGGTGCACGGGCCGGCGACGTTCGCGGGGCGGCTGCGCGAGCTGGGGATCGACGCGGAGCACCTGATGGAGCATCCGAACGAGGCGGAGGAGCCGGAGCCCGATGAGGGGCCGCCACCGTCGAAGCCGTCCAACCAGCTCGGGCTCTTCTGA
- a CDS encoding cobalamin B12-binding domain-containing protein → MTEPDRDTPPEHPRATPEGTAPPAAPAGEPAAPSPLERLQRRYLEAQLRGDRREALRLIDEEGIARGHSVPTLHLHVITPAQQEIGRLWQQNVIHVAQEHAATAISQLVVSHLYRFLPVRPPVGRRLLVACAPGERHEMGARIASDLLEAAGFAVHYLGADVPVRDLVAHAVATRPDLVVLSAATGLCTSGLVEAVRALHAALGDQLPVIVGGAAFTEADTAPPCQLPDGVLQHGIDAPGLVALVCDRLGIPRPPAPDPVVQAAA, encoded by the coding sequence GTGACCGAGCCCGACCGCGACACCCCGCCCGAGCATCCGCGCGCGACGCCCGAAGGGACGGCGCCGCCCGCCGCGCCCGCCGGCGAGCCCGCGGCGCCGAGCCCGCTCGAGCGGCTCCAGCGGCGCTACCTCGAGGCGCAGCTCCGCGGCGACCGGCGCGAGGCGCTGCGCCTGATCGACGAGGAGGGGATCGCCCGCGGCCACTCGGTCCCGACCCTCCACCTGCACGTCATCACTCCCGCGCAGCAGGAGATCGGGCGGCTCTGGCAGCAGAACGTCATCCACGTCGCGCAGGAGCACGCGGCGACGGCGATCTCGCAGCTCGTCGTCTCGCACCTCTACCGCTTCCTCCCCGTGCGCCCTCCCGTCGGCCGACGGCTGCTGGTGGCCTGCGCGCCCGGGGAGCGCCACGAGATGGGCGCCCGCATCGCCAGCGACCTGCTCGAGGCCGCCGGCTTCGCCGTCCACTACCTCGGCGCCGACGTCCCGGTGCGCGACCTCGTCGCCCACGCCGTCGCGACCCGCCCCGACCTCGTCGTCCTCTCGGCCGCCACGGGCCTGTGCACCTCCGGGCTGGTCGAGGCCGTCCGCGCGCTCCACGCCGCGCTCGGCGACCAGCTCCCCGTGATCGTCGGTGGCGCCGCCTTCACCGAGGCGGACACCGCGCCCCCGTGCCAGCTCCCCGATGGGGTCCTCCAGCACGGCATCGATGCCCCCGGGCTCGTCGCGCTCGTCTGCGACCGCCTCGGCATCCCCCGCCCGCCCGCTCCCGATCCCGTCGTCCAGGCCGCCGCGTGA